A window of the Diceros bicornis minor isolate mBicDic1 chromosome 28, mDicBic1.mat.cur, whole genome shotgun sequence genome harbors these coding sequences:
- the CDK9 gene encoding cyclin-dependent kinase 9, whose amino-acid sequence MQRDAPPRAPAPAPRLPAPPIGATASSGGGGGGGSGGGGGASAAPAPPGLPGTTSPRGPGGGRRTEEAGSAPRGRKWPWRRKWRGRGGAWSTAAGPGAGAAAAAAAGGGGGALEAAMAKQYDSVECPFCDEVSKYEKLAKIGQGTFGEVFKAKDRKTGQKVALKKVLMENEKEGFPITALREIKILQLLKHENVVNLIEICRTKASPYNRCKGSIYLVFDFCEHDLAGLLSNVLVKFTLSEIKRVMQMLLNGLYYIHRNKILHRDMKAANVLITRDGVLKLADFGLARAFSLAKNSQPNRYTNRVVTLWYRPPELLLGERDYGPPIDLWGAGCIMAEMWTRSPIMQGNTEQHQLALISQLCGSITPEVWPNVDKYELFEKLDLVKGQKRKVKDRLKAYVRDPYALDLIDKLLVLDPAQRIDSDDALNHDFFWSDPMPSDLKGMLSTHLTSMFEYLAPPRRKGSQITQQSTNQSRNPATTNQTEFERVF is encoded by the exons ATGCAGCGGGACGCACCGCCCCGAGCCCCAGCCCCGGCGCCCCGGCTCCCCGCGCCCCCGATAGGGGCCACCGCCAGCAGTGGCGGCGGCGGAGGCgggggcagcggcggcggcggaggcgcCTCTGCAGCTCCGGCTCCTCCTGGCCTCCCGGGAACTACAAGTCCCAGGGGGCCTGGCGGCGGGCGGCGAACGGAAGAGGCGGGGTCGGCGCCGCGAGGCCGGAAGTGGCCTTGGAGGCGGAAGTGGCGCGGCCGCGGAGGGGCCTGGAGCACGGCGGCGGGACCCGGAgcgggcgcggcggcggcggcggcggctgggggcggcggcggcgcgctgGAGGCGGCCATGGCAAAGCAGTACGACTCGGTGGAGTGCCCTTTTTGTGATGAGGTGTCCAAATATGAGAAGCTCGCTAAGATCGGCCAAGGCACCTTCGG GGAGGTGTTTAAGGCTAAGGACCGCAAGACCGGCCAAAAAGTGGCTCTGAAGAAGGTGCTGATGGAGAACGAGAAAGAGGGG TTCCCCATTACAGCCTTGCGGGAAATCAAGATCCTCCAGCTTCTAAAACATGAGAATGTGGTCAACTTGATTGAGATCTGTCGAACCAAAG CCTCCCCCTATAACCGCTGCAAAGGCAGTATATACCTGGTGTTTGACTTCTGTGAGCATGACCTTGCTGGGCTTCTGAGCAACGTCTTAGTCAAGTTCACGCTGTCTGAGATCAAGAGGGTTATGCAGATGTTGCTCAACGGCCTCTACTACATCCACAGGAACAAG ATCTTGCACAGGGACATGAAGGCGGCTAATGTGCTCATCACCCGTGATGGAGTTCTGAAGCTGGCAGACTTTGGGCTGGCCCGGGCCTTCAGCCTGGCCAAGAACAGCCAGCCCAACCGCTATACCAACCGTGTGGTGACGCTCTGGTACCGGCCCCCGGAGCTGTTGCTCG GGGAGCGGGACTACGGCCCCCCCATTGACCTCTGGGGTGCTGGGTGCATCATGGCGGAGATGTGGACCCGCAGCCCTATCATGCAGGGCAACACGGAGCAGCACCAGCTCGCCCTCATCAGCCAGCTCTGTGGCTCCATCACCCCTGAG GTATGGCCAAACGTGGACAAGTACGAGCTGTTTGAGAAGCTGGACCTGGTCAAGGGCCAGAAGCGGAAGGTGAAGGACAGGCTGAAGGCCTACGTGCGTGACCCCTACGCGCTGGACCTCATTGACAAGTTGCTGGTGCTGGATCCCGCACAGCGCATTGACAGCGACGACGCCCTCAACCACGACTTCTTCTGGTCCGACCCCATGCCCTCAGACCTCAAGGGCATGCTGTCCACCCACCTGACGTCCATGTTCGAGTACCTGGCGCCGCCTCGCCGGAAGGGCAGCCAGATCACCCAGCAGTCCACCAACCAGAGCCGCAATCCCGCCACTACCAACCAGACAGAGTTTGAGCGCGTCTTCTGA